The Vigna unguiculata cultivar IT97K-499-35 chromosome 1, ASM411807v1, whole genome shotgun sequence nucleotide sequence tcttcttctttttgtcgtGGCTTTTGTTACTCAACTCACTTATGTGAGtcatgttttttatatttctttctataCCTATATTGTTAGGTGTTTTAAGATTGTTGGTATAACGTATGAAAGTTTTGCTTACAATTTTGTTCTCTTTATGCATGTACAGGGTGGTGGCGAAGGATCTCTTACACCAGAaggtattttgtttttgtgaagtttttgaaagataataaatcaatattttaatttaatactaTGAATTGAGATGTGTTACATGAATGATTTCAGAATGTCCAGCAAAATGCGACTATCGTTGTTCTGCGACCCGGGTTAAGAAGGCGTGTCTCTATTACTGTAACTTGTGTTGTGATAAATGTTTATGTGTTCCATCTGGAACCTACGGTAACAAGGAAGAATGTCCATGTTATAACAATTGGAAAACCAAAAATGGAACACCCAAG carries:
- the LOC114183579 gene encoding gibberellin-regulated protein 12-like, which produces MTKFVCAFLLLFVVAFVTQLTYGGGEGSLTPEECPAKCDYRCSATRVKKACLYYCNLCCDKCLCVPSGTYGNKEECPCYNNWKTKNGTPKCP